Proteins encoded within one genomic window of Dyadobacter chenhuakuii:
- a CDS encoding GMC family oxidoreductase, translating to MEQPGFDYIIVGAGAAGSVLANRLSADPQIQVLLIEAGSKDTEPAIHDPGGFVSLWGSDLDWNLSTTDQPGLGGRAITINQGKVLGGGTAINAMMYVRGNPANFNEWEAMGATGWGYQSVLPYFKKSENFATGASEFHATGGELSIRECPDDVMRSDHFLIGATQLGYDGPNWDYNGARQENGAGLLQFHIDKNNHRDSSASAFLHNISERKNLTIYTNVLVSNVLIDDRKAIGVELLASAGNTEQVFCSKEVILSAGALHTPKILLLSGIGPANELEQNGIPLVADLPGVGKNLQDHLQLPMIYRSKIAMPNTTLLTGNALFVKVREESSVVDLQINFTPSLPEPLAPVLPDLGGPVCIFLPILVQPKSRGEVTLRSANPADKPVVNPNYLDQEADVEVLSKAVELVRKLANTPKFLELNGGEMVPGADADIEAFVRSQSTTIWHPAGTCKMGTDAMSVVDAELRVHGIQNLRVADASVMPTVTSGNTVAACFMIGEKAAEMILAAHPVADLKKSLID from the coding sequence ATGGAACAACCTGGTTTTGACTACATTATAGTGGGTGCCGGAGCCGCAGGCAGCGTTTTAGCCAACCGGCTAAGCGCTGACCCGCAGATTCAGGTGCTGCTTATTGAGGCAGGAAGCAAGGATACGGAGCCTGCGATCCACGACCCGGGCGGCTTTGTAAGTCTATGGGGATCAGATCTCGACTGGAACTTGTCTACTACGGATCAGCCCGGGCTGGGCGGCCGGGCTATTACCATCAACCAGGGCAAAGTGCTAGGTGGCGGAACGGCGATCAATGCCATGATGTATGTTCGCGGCAACCCCGCCAATTTCAATGAATGGGAAGCCATGGGTGCAACAGGATGGGGTTACCAATCTGTTTTGCCTTATTTCAAAAAATCAGAAAACTTTGCAACCGGTGCTTCGGAGTTTCATGCAACAGGCGGTGAACTGAGCATTCGCGAGTGTCCGGACGATGTGATGCGTTCCGATCATTTCCTGATCGGTGCCACGCAGCTGGGTTATGATGGCCCAAACTGGGATTACAATGGTGCACGCCAGGAAAATGGCGCCGGATTGTTGCAATTTCACATTGATAAGAACAACCATCGTGACAGCAGCGCGTCTGCATTTCTGCATAATATTTCAGAAAGAAAGAATCTGACGATCTACACTAATGTGCTCGTTTCCAATGTGCTGATCGATGATAGAAAAGCAATCGGTGTTGAGTTACTTGCCAGCGCGGGGAATACAGAGCAGGTTTTTTGCAGTAAAGAAGTGATCCTTTCTGCGGGCGCATTGCATACGCCGAAAATATTGCTTTTGTCGGGCATAGGACCGGCAAATGAGTTGGAACAAAACGGCATTCCACTGGTTGCTGACCTTCCCGGTGTTGGGAAAAATTTGCAGGATCATTTGCAGCTTCCCATGATTTACCGTTCTAAAATCGCGATGCCAAACACCACGCTGTTGACGGGTAATGCATTGTTCGTTAAAGTAAGAGAAGAAAGCAGCGTCGTAGATCTGCAAATCAATTTTACACCAAGCTTACCCGAACCACTGGCGCCTGTGCTTCCCGACCTGGGCGGACCGGTCTGCATTTTCCTTCCGATCCTGGTGCAGCCTAAAAGTCGTGGAGAGGTGACATTGCGCTCCGCTAATCCGGCAGACAAGCCTGTGGTTAATCCGAATTACCTGGATCAGGAAGCGGATGTGGAAGTGCTTTCCAAGGCCGTTGAACTGGTCAGAAAGCTTGCTAATACTCCTAAATTCCTCGAACTGAACGGCGGGGAGATGGTGCCTGGTGCGGATGCGGACATTGAAGCATTTGTGAGAAGCCAAAGCACCACGATCTGGCATCCGGCAGGAACTTGTAAAATGGGCACCGACGCAATGTCCGTTGTGGACGCAGAACTAAGGGTTCACGGCATTCAAAATCTGCGCGTAGCCGATGCGTCTGTTATGCCTACGGTTACGAGCGGGAATACAGTGGCGGCCTGTTTCATGATTGGTGAAAAGGCAGCCGAAATGATCCTGGCAGCACATCCTGTTGCCGATCTCAAAAAAAGTCTAATCGATTGA
- a CDS encoding VOC family protein: protein MSATFFHLALTVRNLAKFEEFYSKYFGFRRARVISLGDDAELVFLKNDDNIYFEIFPPEEDRPYPMSEADGPHYPGLRHIAFSVDDIDAKVESMGEDAVITLGPLHFDDVIEGWKTVWLKDPEGNIIEITQGYKDQEDLVA, encoded by the coding sequence ATGAGCGCGACATTTTTTCACCTGGCACTAACCGTTCGGAACCTCGCTAAGTTCGAGGAGTTTTATTCCAAATATTTTGGCTTTCGACGGGCAAGGGTCATCAGTCTGGGCGACGATGCCGAGCTGGTTTTCCTCAAAAACGACGACAACATTTATTTCGAAATCTTCCCGCCCGAAGAAGACCGCCCTTACCCGATGTCCGAAGCCGACGGCCCGCATTATCCCGGATTAAGGCACATTGCATTCTCCGTGGACGACATTGATGCCAAAGTAGAAAGCATGGGCGAAGACGCCGTCATCACCCTAGGCCCGCTCCATTTCGACGACGTAATTGAAGGCTGGAAAACCGTCTGGCTCAAAGATCCGGAAGGGAACATCATAGAAATTACCCAGGGCTATAAGGATCAGGAAGACTTGGTCGCCTAG
- a CDS encoding DJ-1/PfpI family protein encodes MKLAGKKIGVLLEADYFENEIFYYKFRFPEEGADLHFLTRLWGQDKLTFLGHEYRAPMDCWESFENMSDEELRTYDAIIVPSGMVSDRLRYTEDVEKIPPATEFLKRVFAEPGILKGIICHGLWLTAPATELVRGRKLVCHNNLIGDAKAYGAIYTNEDVVMDGDLITGRSGGHAHLFAKKIIETLSAANQN; translated from the coding sequence ATGAAACTGGCAGGAAAAAAGATCGGCGTGCTCTTGGAGGCCGATTATTTTGAAAATGAAATATTCTATTACAAATTCCGCTTTCCCGAGGAAGGCGCTGACCTGCATTTTCTGACAAGGTTATGGGGACAGGATAAACTAACATTCCTTGGCCACGAATATCGTGCGCCGATGGACTGCTGGGAATCGTTCGAAAACATGAGCGACGAAGAACTGCGCACTTACGATGCCATCATCGTTCCTTCCGGCATGGTCTCTGACCGGCTGCGTTACACGGAAGACGTAGAAAAAATCCCGCCCGCAACCGAATTCCTGAAACGCGTTTTTGCGGAACCAGGCATTTTGAAAGGCATCATCTGCCACGGATTATGGCTTACTGCACCCGCAACTGAGCTCGTTCGCGGCCGCAAGCTGGTGTGCCACAATAACCTTATCGGCGATGCCAAAGCTTACGGAGCCATTTATACCAATGAAGATGTGGTTATGGACGGCGACCTGATCACCGGACGCTCGGGCGGGCACGCGCATTTGTTTGCGAAAAAGATCATTGAAACATTGTCAGCAGCTAACCAGAATTAA
- a CDS encoding nuclear transport factor 2 family protein → MKNVPDTKLGKMYREHIQHILDKNIDALLDQYTDDATLISSFSKSPVIYKGRDQVNEHMQGILGIDGLETDIVFWAETENPETLMITEQITMTVGGQKSEMRFADSWVLQDGKIAIHFAGMVQHPDGTLA, encoded by the coding sequence ATGAAAAACGTTCCGGATACCAAGCTGGGAAAGATGTACAGAGAACACATCCAGCACATCCTAGATAAGAACATTGACGCGCTTTTGGACCAATACACAGATGACGCAACATTGATCAGCAGCTTCTCCAAATCGCCGGTTATCTACAAAGGCCGCGACCAGGTGAACGAGCATATGCAAGGCATTTTGGGGATCGACGGATTGGAAACAGACATTGTGTTCTGGGCCGAAACCGAAAATCCTGAAACATTGATGATCACCGAACAGATCACGATGACAGTAGGAGGCCAGAAAAGCGAAATGCGCTTCGCCGACAGCTGGGTGCTGCAGGACGGAAAAATCGCCATCCATTTTGCCGGAATGGTGCAGCATCCGGACGGAACATTAGCCTAA
- a CDS encoding AGE family epimerase/isomerase, producing the protein MNINFTFSDTIAGYITGYNAEERWFTVETSDKRPFKINLIASTYARGVQNLTEGWQDPGDIAPFLSTNGQYVFAYGTFYPNAGADESTFEAQQLIFPGKEPKAYRHEEQNYWITQISSIASSYLKWQFDYPKEEINYKNYRTMLHLGGSKKGDYLQETDTISRMVYGFASAYLLTGKDEFLEGAELGTEYLRDHMRFFDQDDDLVYWYHGLKVEGQKETKLLTSEFGDDLDSLPMYEQIYALAGPTQTYRITGDQRIRDDIDKTIDLFEKYFKDHDGEGYFSHLHPITLDAHEESLAHNKARKNWNSVGDHAPAYLINLWLASGEQKHADFLEYTFDTITRHFPDYENSPFVQEKFFEDWSKDQTWGWQQNRAVVGHNLKIAWNLIRQQSLTPKEEYLAFAKKIAELMPAAGSDQQRGGWYDVVERVQKTGDKHQFVWHDRKAWWQQEQAILAYLIMYGVLGDEEYEKQAREAAAFYNAFFLDNDDGGVYFNVLGNGMPYLLGTERFKGSHSMSAYHSTELCYLSAVYINLLITKQPTYFYFKPYPNGWKDNILRVSPDILPPGSVYISEVFIDDQPYSDFDAYGLTVKLPETEERIRVKVQISSAK; encoded by the coding sequence ATGAATATAAATTTCACTTTTTCAGATACCATTGCAGGGTATATCACGGGATATAATGCAGAGGAACGCTGGTTTACCGTGGAGACATCGGACAAGCGTCCTTTTAAGATCAACCTGATCGCTTCCACCTATGCCCGCGGTGTGCAGAACCTGACAGAAGGCTGGCAGGATCCGGGCGATATCGCTCCGTTTTTGTCTACGAACGGCCAGTACGTTTTCGCTTACGGAACATTTTATCCCAATGCTGGCGCAGATGAAAGCACGTTTGAAGCGCAGCAGCTGATTTTCCCGGGCAAGGAGCCGAAAGCCTATCGCCACGAGGAGCAGAATTACTGGATCACGCAGATCAGCTCGATCGCTTCCAGCTATCTGAAATGGCAATTTGATTATCCAAAGGAGGAGATCAATTACAAAAATTACCGCACAATGCTCCATTTGGGAGGTTCCAAAAAAGGAGATTACTTGCAGGAAACGGACACGATTTCAAGAATGGTTTACGGATTTGCGTCAGCTTATCTGTTAACCGGAAAAGACGAATTCCTGGAAGGTGCTGAGCTTGGAACAGAATATCTGCGCGACCATATGCGCTTTTTTGACCAGGACGATGACCTCGTTTACTGGTATCACGGCTTGAAAGTGGAAGGCCAGAAAGAAACCAAATTGCTGACTTCGGAATTTGGCGACGACCTGGATTCGCTTCCTATGTATGAGCAGATCTACGCATTGGCAGGCCCGACGCAAACTTACCGGATCACCGGCGATCAGCGCATCCGTGATGACATTGACAAGACCATTGATCTTTTTGAAAAATACTTCAAAGACCACGACGGCGAAGGTTATTTCTCACACTTGCACCCGATCACACTGGATGCGCACGAGGAATCTTTGGCACACAATAAAGCCCGCAAAAACTGGAACTCAGTAGGGGACCACGCACCGGCTTACCTGATCAACCTCTGGCTGGCCAGCGGCGAGCAGAAGCATGCAGACTTTTTGGAATATACATTTGACACCATTACCAGGCATTTCCCGGACTACGAAAACAGCCCGTTTGTTCAGGAGAAATTTTTCGAGGATTGGAGCAAAGACCAGACCTGGGGATGGCAGCAAAATCGCGCAGTAGTAGGCCACAACCTTAAAATCGCGTGGAATTTGATCCGTCAGCAATCGCTTACTCCGAAAGAAGAATACCTGGCATTTGCCAAAAAAATTGCTGAACTCATGCCTGCGGCTGGCTCTGATCAGCAGCGTGGTGGCTGGTATGACGTTGTGGAACGCGTGCAGAAAACGGGTGACAAGCACCAGTTTGTATGGCACGACCGCAAAGCATGGTGGCAACAGGAGCAAGCGATCCTTGCTTACCTGATCATGTACGGGGTATTGGGCGATGAAGAATATGAAAAACAAGCGCGTGAGGCGGCTGCATTCTACAATGCATTCTTCCTGGATAATGATGATGGCGGTGTGTATTTCAATGTGTTGGGCAATGGTATGCCGTATCTTTTGGGAACAGAGCGTTTCAAAGGAAGCCACTCAATGAGTGCATATCACAGCACAGAACTATGCTATTTGTCAGCTGTTTATATCAATTTGCTGATCACCAAGCAGCCGACTTATTTCTACTTTAAGCCTTATCCAAACGGCTGGAAGGACAACATTCTGCGTGTTTCACCGGACATTTTGCCTCCTGGAAGCGTGTATATCAGCGAAGTCTTTATTGACGATCAGCCTTACAGCGATTTCGATGCCTACGGACTTACCGTGAAACTTCCTGAAACAGAGGAACGTATCCGCGTAAAAGTACAGATCAGTTCGGCCAAGTAA